The genomic DNA ATTAGGCCGTAGGTAAAGCTACGTTCCAATAGTAAAACGGCCATAACAGCAGACCAAAACCACTGTGCTGGGTATCAATGTCGCATTTCTGCTCCGAAACCTTGCCGAAAAGGCGATGATGTGAAGTACTTCTGATCTCTGCGGGACAGAGTTCAACCCTAACCAAAAGGCAGCTTTCAAGCCACCGCAATTCTCCTTCGCTTAGACGGCGTCAACGCAATGGCCCGTACGCTGCGACTTCGGCGTAGCGTGATTGCTTCAGAAGTCCCGCGGTCGTCCCGTGGCGTGTCTCCTGCAGAAGAGCTGCGAACACGGTGTGGTGTGCTTCCTCCAGACAAGGTCTCCTAAGCCGAATCTTGAGGGTTACCAGGTCTGTCGCGGTCCATTCTCGCTGGCGGATTAACTACTGTCGGGCCCATAACTTGGTTAGGAGAGCTAGTGGATGGCGAGGGGCTCGGTCCAGCAACTTGAGCTTGCTGAGCAGACAATGTCACAACGTCGTGGTCTATTGATAGGCCGTGGTGAAGAGTtggaggatgttggggtGCCATGTGACCGTTTTGTAACGGAACCGACTGGGGTAGGTAAGGCGGGTGGCCCCCTACATAGTTAAAAGGATGAAGTGTTGGAGCgagcggcgggggaggcggtggttgttgatgggttgggttaGGTGGAGCAGCATCGGccatatcatcatcctccggGTCGTCGTCCACGACATCGACCTCCGTCTCGTCGGCATCGCCATTGTTGGCCTGAATGACCTCGCCGGTTGGAGTGTCTCGGCCAGCCCCGTTAACACCGCCGGCTGATTCTCCAAGTCCAAGGTCGGCAAATGTCTGTTCCTGGTTCAGATATTTGCGGAGGTTGACAACGCCTTGACCTGAGAACACGCAAAAGACATcgcgttggtgttgggtaAACCCTATAATAACCGTGTTAGCCACCGATGTGCATTGATAGAGCGAAAAGCTTACCTTGAGGAGGCTCACGAGAAAATACCTCCAAGTCATCTCTCAAGAAGGCAGCCACGCCTGTGAGACTGAGATGGGTGAGTCGCGGACAGCACTTAAGCAGCCGCAAGATTCCCTACGCATCTTAGTCAGCAAAATCCAGACCTGCAACGGCGAAAAAAGCTGTAAAATTAATACCTTCAAAGTAAGATTTGTGCAGTAGCTCAGATGAACGCGTTCCAAGCTGCTGTGGCTCATGCTGACATACTCGTTGGGGATGACATTTCCATGCGCGTCCTTTCGTAAGCGTGCTCGCCTGTTGGCATTCGCAAGAGCGATAACACTTGCATCTGTGATCTGGGCACATTTGACGAGACCAATTCTCTTCAACTTGGGCAAGGTGGCCAGCTTCATCACCGAGTCGTCCGTCAGGTGGGTGCAGCAACCAAGATCAATATAGCGAATGCGATTGCACTCGGCAACAAGCTTCTTAACGGCCTCGTCCGTGATCTGGTGGCAATGGCCCAAATGGAGGAAATGCAGGTTCTTCCCCAGACCAGCAATGGCATACAGAGCTTCGTCTGTGAGCTGGCGGCACTTGGCAAAGACCAGGTTCCGGAGTCGAGGCGCGACTTCAATAATCTTTTGCACGGCCCGATCCGTCAATTTGTCACAAGATGTCAGATCCAGGATGCGCAGGTTCTCAAACGTCCTGTTCGGCAATGATAAGAAAGCATTGTCGTCAATCATCTCGCAGTTGGCCAGTCGAAGTTCACGGAGAGCCTGTCCCTTCTCAATAAGTGCTGTAACAGGCTCGTTGCCAATCAACTTGCATTGGTGGAGATCAATCTCGAGAATGTTGGGACAGTGCTCGGCAAAGGCAAGGACGGCTTGGTTGGTCAGTTGTTGGCAGTCATTCAATTTGAGCTATGAGACGACCAGTTAGCATATCTAGACACAGAGTACAATATGAAAGCAAATACGTCGAGGCTTGCAAACTCACCCTCTTCAAAAACCTGCAGTTCTCGGCAAGAGTAATCATGCTCTCTGGAGAGACCTTGTGGCATCCACTGATGTTGAGACCCTGGAGTCGCTTGCAGTACTGGGCAATAGCATAGATCGAAGCCTCCGTAATTTGGCTGTCGTTGGAAACATCAAGTGCCAACAAGTGATCATTGTTAGTGATCAATGGGATGAGGCCAGTGTCGGTGATCTTGCCGCAGTTTGTGAGGGTGAGGCGTTCGACACGGGTGCACGAGGCAAGAGGAACAACACTGCCATCACTGACGGTGTCGTGCAGACACGCAAGGTTGAGGCGCTTGATGAACTCCCTGTAGGGAAAAGCCGGAGCCTCTGTGCTGAGAGTGTTGCAAATCTGAACGTGCTTGTCCCATGTCGTGCACGATGGACGATGCCACAAAATGTCAACCGCATTGCGAGCCCATCTCCTACATGTCAACATGACGTGGAAGACATCAGATAGACTGTTGAGCTTGGCAAAGATGGCGATCAAGATCTCGTTTGGCAGCCGGTTGATGGGCGGAAGGCAGTCCTCATCGTTAACCTGCATGTCCTGGAGATTTGGTACGCCGAGAGAGGACTGTGAATCATTTGCGCCGAGGAAGAAATCGGATTCCTCATTGTCACCGCCGGGCGCTGGCGAGCTGCTGGATGAAGTGGAGCGGGCATCGTCTTGTGCGTCAACGGCAAGGTTGATGAGTTCAGGCTGGGCggactgttgttgttgtcgggtGAGCTGGTCGggtactgctgctgctggctcgGCGACGGTGCTGCTCGGAGTGTGGTTGGAAATGATTGCGCCTCTGTCGGCGATGATATCGAGGGACGCGCGCTGTCTCATGGTTGCTAAAGTCATTGTCGACTCCCGCGGCGCAAAGGGCGGGTTCGGTGGGAAGTTAAGCAGAGGGAAGGACGGTGACTGTCACTGAGGGGAGGCGACCCGACCGTAAATGTGGAGTGCTTGTTGGTGCGCTGCCAGCCGTCAATTGTCAGCAGGGGGCCCAGGCTGTGATGAGGGGACCCGGCCCAAAATAGCCTTGGTCTGTGGGTCCAATGACGGTCGGAATCTCAAGCGGTTGAGGGCGACAAAGATAGATACCTCCAGCTATCTGTGGGTAAtggaaaaacaaaaagaccTAGGAGGCAGCGCAACAGGTGTTCGATATTTGAGATGGAGGGTTTGTCTGGGTcggcaggaggaggtggtgagatAATagggggggggcggtggttCTACAGGAAGGTGAGTTTGAATGACAGCGTGGGCGATGACGGTGGCAGGGAAAGATGCCGTGATAGGACACAATAAAGAGGGAAAGGCCTGAAGCCAGTCGCTATTGTGAAATGCCACCCAAGAGTTTTTACCTAAGAAGGTGGGCTTTCTGACAAACTTGACACTTGGGAAGCAAAGTCTGACAAAGATGTAGTGCTTCATGCCTTCTCTATTCCCATTTCCCATTGCTGTCACTTTAGGACTTCCACTCACACATTCAACAGTTGCCCTGCTGCGGACGGGCTGCTCGAGGGAGTGTGTGAACAAGGCAACCTACCTACATGGGGCGCAACCTACCGACCTTAGGGTGGGGTTATTGGCTGCCCAGAGGTCACACTTGTCGGGCACTTGCGGTGGTTTCTTTATTGTTCAAAATCAAACCTCGATTTCCATCTGAAATTCCATGCTACGCCAAGTAACTTTGTGATGATTACTAGGAAGCTGATCGATGGCAGTATGGAGCATTCATCAAGCGACAGGTGGTAGTGTCAGTACTAACGTCCCACCTGCAGGCCTGATGCAGTGAATGAAGTACCAGATGCGGCACCTgagacaacaacctcaatTCGCCGCCTGTGTGCTTGGGTACCATAGAAAATAGCTGAGGTGGCAGGTCCTGTCCAACTCGTTCCAGTGACCATGCTAGCCACGCCAATGTCGAATAGATCATGGACACGGCTGTGGCAACCCTTCCAGCGGCGTCTCGTGCGTAGAGTCACGAGGAAAGCGGCAGATTCCCAGGAGGGCGTACATCTTGACGAGGGAGCTTCCATGGAAGGAAAGCTGGGCTGCGAATATCGGCAAAATGATAGCAAGTGTTATACGAAGACTCCAGCTGGGCAACCTCCAGCGCCACCACCGGATCTACCTCATCGGGGTCTCGGGAGCTAGCCAGTAACCCAATCTCTGGGCCATGGAAGGACGCGATAGCTTTCGGGTAGTCGGGTATCTTAAGGTGGTCAGGCTGTCTGAGATGCCACCTCGATATCGGTTTTCAGAGAGACACTACGCGCGGCCAGTCATTTGGGCCCGCCGCATGGCATTCCCTTCAACTTGAGAAACACAGCACCGCAACATCACAGATTCCCAGCATGCACGTCTATTCGTTCATGACGTGCGCATGGGCGCTTAAGCATTCGGCTGCAGTAACCAGTCAAAGCAAACAGTCAGCATGTCAAGATCCTGGAGATAGTTGGCGCCCCTCGTCCAAATGATGTGGTTTGCTGAGAAACATGGGACGCCACGTGCAATGATATGTGTGACCTCATCCTTCAGCTGCAGGGCAACATCCCATAGGCGGGAAGCTTCCTTCGTAACACAGGGCTAGGCGGCCATGTTGGTCTCAAGTTGGCCGGTGTGTCTGGCCTCTTTGATTCGAACTTGAAGTCGTTTTATTTTGAGATTCAGAAAAGTTGAAGTCAAAGTCCACCTTTTTTTGAGGATCACCACGCTAGAAATGTTCCAATGGGCATAGCGTCGTGATTCTTGAACCAAGACGCCATGGTTCGGCAGACGACCCACTTTGATGACGGGCCCCAGGCACCATGATGTCAAATTGACCCCGGGGACGAACGCCAAGCTCCAAACTCCGAATTGACATCCATCTCCCACAAGGAACATCGAACGGACGACCAGCCGACGAACGACTGCACGCAGGGGAgatcaccacaacaacaatacGGCTGCAACTGTAACAGCATCTTATACACACACAATGCTCCGGCAGCCCCTCCTCTGGCAGGCAGCCCGCACCGCAGCCcggccctcctccgccatcccctccctcagaCCTCACATCCAGCGCcgaaccctcctctccaagcgCTCCTTCCGCCAAACCGGCACCCGCGCCGTCGAGAACCTCAACCTTCGCAACATCGCCCAGTCCTCAGCCGATTACCACCGCAACAAGCAAATCTTCCTCTCCTGCGGTATCGTCGCCGGCATCGTCTCCTTCATCTACGTCTCCTACCGCATTGTCCTCGAGATCAAGAAAAACCCGATACAAGCCGACGCCgacccatccaaccccctctccgaccccaacgcccccaacAGGAAAATAATCGTCCACGATGAAAACGGGAATGAAATCGTGCCCACAGGCCACAGCGTCGTCCCTAGCTTTCCGCGGACAATCTCGTTGCCTTCTTTTACCGGACCGTTAGACGCTACTGAGCCTGTTCAACCTGGGACAATCAccaccgctgctgccccaGAGACGGAGTATACCCTTGTTGGTCTGGGAACCAGAACAGTCACCTTCATCGGGATTTCCGTCTACGTGGTAGGCTTTTACATCGCAACCGCAGACATTGCAGCTTTGCAATCCGCCCTTGTCAAAAAGGTCAACCCTATTGCTACCACCCTCGTCCCTGGAGAGCGGGATCAGTTGAGGAATGAACTCCTCGACCCAGCCGAAGGCGCCAAGTTATGGGATGAGCTCTTGTCTCACAACATTCCCGCCCGTACCGCCTTCCGCGTCATCCCCGTTCGCGACACTGACTTCCACCACTTGCGAGATGGGTTCGTCAACGCCATCAAGACTCGCGGACCAGAATTATccgggaaggggg from Podospora pseudoanserina strain CBS 124.78 chromosome 2, whole genome shotgun sequence includes the following:
- the GRR1 gene encoding SCF ubiquitin ligase complex subunit (COG:S; EggNog:ENOG503NYMA; BUSCO:EOG09260GOF), yielding MTLATMRQRASLDIIADRGAIISNHTPSSTVAEPAAAVPDQLTRQQQQSAQPELINLAVDAQDDARSTSSSSSPAPGGDNEESDFFLGANDSQSSLGVPNLQDMQVNDEDCLPPINRLPNEILIAIFAKLNSLSDVFHVMLTCRRWARNAVDILWHRPSCTTWDKHVQICNTLSTEAPAFPYREFIKRLNLACLHDTVSDGSVVPLASCTRVERLTLTNCGKITDTGLIPLITNNDHLLALDVSNDSQITEASIYAIAQYCKRLQGLNISGCHKVSPESMITLAENCRFLKRLKLNDCQQLTNQAVLAFAEHCPNILEIDLHQCKLIGNEPVTALIEKGQALRELRLANCEMIDDNAFLSLPNRTFENLRILDLTSCDKLTDRAVQKIIEVAPRLRNLVFAKCRQLTDEALYAIAGLGKNLHFLHLGHCHQITDEAVKKLVAECNRIRYIDLGCCTHLTDDSVMKLATLPKLKRIGLVKCAQITDASVIALANANRRARLRKDAHGNVIPNEYVSMSHSSLERVHLSYCTNLTLKGILRLLKCCPRLTHLSLTGVAAFLRDDLEVFSREPPQGFTQHQRDVFCVFSGQGVVNLRKYLNQEQTFADLGLGESAGGVNGAGRDTPTGEVIQANNGDADETEVDVVDDDPEDDDMADAAPPNPTHQQPPPPPPLAPTLHPFNYVGGHPPYLPQSVPLQNGHMAPQHPPTLHHGLSIDHDVVTLSAQQAQVAGPSPSPSTSSPNQVMGPTVVNPPARMDRDRPGNPQDSA
- a CDS encoding hypothetical protein (EggNog:ENOG503Q4X6; COG:I; BUSCO:EOG09264B74); amino-acid sequence: MLRQPLLWQAARTAARPSSAIPSLRPHIQRRTLLSKRSFRQTGTRAVENLNLRNIAQSSADYHRNKQIFLSCGIVAGIVSFIYVSYRIVLEIKKNPIQADADPSNPLSDPNAPNRKIIVHDENGNEIVPTGHSVVPSFPRTISLPSFTGPLDATEPVQPGTITTAAAPETEYTLVGLGTRTVTFIGISVYVVGFYIATADIAALQSALVKKVNPIATTLVPGERDQLRNELLDPAEGAKLWDELLSHNIPARTAFRVIPVRDTDFHHLRDGFVNAIKTRGPELSGKGVDDEAFGEAMKQFRAVFNRGKVPKAKELILARDDKGHLSIAFDGGKKSGGRQLIGVVPDERVSRALWLNYLAGKQVASEPARKSIVEGIMEFVERPVGTVASMVVPLAR